In the Streptomyces cinnamoneus genome, GCGTCGGCACGACCGTCACCCGCGAGGTCGCCGCGACCTCCCTCCACCGCTGGACCAAGGGTGAGACGACCGACGGGCTCCAGGCCCGGTGGGACGACGACGAGACCGTCACGGTCGCGGGCCGGGGGCCGGCGACCGTCACGCACGCCCGGCGCGCCTACAGCATGAACGGTGAGACGTCGATCAGCGGCGGTCGCCTGCGCACGGTCATGACGATGGGGGACCGCGCCGACAGCGCCACGCTGCGCGCGGGGGCCCCGCCGCGGTGGACGCGACTGGACGACACCTACACGGGCGACGCCTCGTACAACCAGGACGTCCCGCGCGACCAGCGTCACGCCACCGGCGTCTCGCGCGAGCGCTACCGCCTCCAGGGCTCCGGCGTCTGCTACGACCGGACGCTGGCCACCGCCCAGGGCGAGCTGACGGAGGACAGCCGGCGCTGCTGAACGCCGAACCGGGCCGGCGCCCCGCCTTGGCGCGGGGCTCCGCGTCCGGCCGGGCCCGTGGCCCGCGCGGACGCCTCCGCGCGCCCGGCCGGAGGGGAGGGGCCTCAGGCCGGGCGGTCGGGGCCCGTCAGCAGCTCGGTCAGCAGCCCGGCCAGTACGTCGCGCTGCTCGGCGCTCAAGGGGGCGAGGATGTCCTCGACGGCGGCCAGGCGCGCCTCACGCAGGGCGCGCAGCGTGGAGCGGCCCTGGTCGGTGAGCTCTATGCGGATGACCCGCCGGTTGCTCTGGTCCGGGACCCGGCGCACGGCGCCGTTGGCCTCCAGAGCGTCGACCAGCGTGGTGACCGCCCGGGGGACGACCTCGAGGTGCTGGGCCAGGTCGGCCATGCGCGGAGGCGTCTCGTAGTGGGCGACGGTGCGCAGCAGCCGTGACTGGGCGGGGGTGATGCCGACCGGGTCCAGGTAGCGCTTCTGCGCGCGGTGGAGCCTTCGGGTCAGCCTCAGCAGCTGCTCGGTGAGGTGGCCGGACGTGTCGGGGGCCGTCATGATCGCATGTTATCAGGACGGCTTCCATTGTGAGTATAGGTAACAGTGAGCTATGCTCTGTTCAGCGTCAGCGTTCCAGGCGTTTCCTCCGCTCGCGCCGTCCGGCGCCGACCTCGCTGAAGGAGCCCATGCCACACGACGAACTGGACTGGACACCGCCTCCCGCAGACCCGGAGCAGCCCGCGCAGGTGCGGCGCATCCTCCGCCTCTTCCGCCCGTACCGCGGCCGCCTCGGCCTCGTCGGGCTGCTCGTCGCCGCCTCGTCCCTCGTCACCGTCGCCTCGCCGTTCCTCCTGCGCGAGGTGCTCGACGTCGCCATCCCCCAGGGCCGCACCGGTCTGCTGACCCTGCTGGCCCTCGGCATGATCGCGGCCGCCGTCGTGAACAGCGTCTTCGGCGTGCTGCAGACCCTGATCTCCACCACCGTCGGCCAGCGCGTGATGCACGACCTGCGCACCGCGGTCTACGGCCGTCTCCAGACGATGCCGCTGGCCTTCTTCACCCGGACCCGCACGGGCGAGGTCCAGTCCCGCATCGCCAACGACATCGGCGGCATGCAGGCCACCGTCACGTCCACCGCGACGTCCCTGGTCTCCAACCTCACCAGCGTCATCGCCACCGTCGTGGCGATGGTGGCGCTGGACTGGCGGCTGACGGTCGTCTCCCTGCTCCTGCTGCCGCTGTTCGTATGGATCAGCCGGCGTGTGGGCGACGAGCGCAAGCGGATCACGGCCAAGCGGCAGAGCCAGATGGCCGCCATGGCCGCCATGGTGACCGAATCGCTCTCCGTCAGCGGCATCCTGCTCGGCCGCACCATGGGCCGGTCGGACTCGCTGACCAAGGCGTTCGCCCAGGAGTCCGAACGCCTCGTCGCCCTGGAGGTGCGCACCAACATGGCGGGGCGGTGGCGGATGTCGACCATCGGCATCGTCATGGCCGCCATGCCCGCGCTCGTCTACTGGGCCGCCGGCATGGCCCTCAAGACGGGCGGGCCCGACATCTCCCTCGGCACGCTCGTCGCCTTCGTCTCCCTCCAGCAGGGCCTCTTCCGGCCCACCGTCAGCCT is a window encoding:
- a CDS encoding ABC transporter ATP-binding protein; the protein is MPHDELDWTPPPADPEQPAQVRRILRLFRPYRGRLGLVGLLVAASSLVTVASPFLLREVLDVAIPQGRTGLLTLLALGMIAAAVVNSVFGVLQTLISTTVGQRVMHDLRTAVYGRLQTMPLAFFTRTRTGEVQSRIANDIGGMQATVTSTATSLVSNLTSVIATVVAMVALDWRLTVVSLLLLPLFVWISRRVGDERKRITAKRQSQMAAMAAMVTESLSVSGILLGRTMGRSDSLTKAFAQESERLVALEVRTNMAGRWRMSTIGIVMAAMPALVYWAAGMALKTGGPDISLGTLVAFVSLQQGLFRPTVSLLSTGVQMQTSLALFQRIFEYLDMPVDITEPEHPVRLDKISGEVRFENVSFSYDPANPALTGIDLMVPAGGSLAVVGPTGSGKSTLSYLVPRLYDVTAGRVLLDGTDVRDLDFDTLARAVGVVSQETYLFHASVAENLRFAKPDASDEELRAAAEAAQIHDHIASLPEGYDTLVGERGYRFSGGEKQRLAIARTILRDPPVLILDEATSALDTHTEHAVQQAIDALSAGRTTITIAHRLSTVRHADQIVVLRGGRIAERGTHQELLAGDGHYAALVRRDTHLTVKV
- a CDS encoding MarR family winged helix-turn-helix transcriptional regulator, producing MTAPDTSGHLTEQLLRLTRRLHRAQKRYLDPVGITPAQSRLLRTVAHYETPPRMADLAQHLEVVPRAVTTLVDALEANGAVRRVPDQSNRRVIRIELTDQGRSTLRALREARLAAVEDILAPLSAEQRDVLAGLLTELLTGPDRPA